The Butyrivibrio proteoclasticus B316 genome segment CCTAAAAAAGGGAAAGCGAATGCTCCTGAGCCTGCAGAAGCTCCAGTGGTTAAAGAGGAACCAAAGGCGACACTTACACAGAAAGAAGGCATTGATTATGTTGACTGCAAAGGTGAATACGATGCATTTCCAAAGAAAGTAAAAGAGGCTTTAGAAGCAAAAGGACTTATCGCTTTACTTGAAAAAGAAGGGTTTGATAAGGACTATGTGGCACACCAGATCATACTTGCTATAAAAATGTCTGCAGAGCCAGTCGCTTTTAAGATCCAACTTCGTTCATTTATCAATAATCATTCAGTAAGCGCCATGGTAACCACTGTAATGAGTAAATCAGAATTCTACAATCTCATGCATAATACGTATGCTTTTAAGGACAACTGATATGGATAATATTAGATAATCAAACTTAAGGGATAAAAATAAGGAGTAGGGGTTGATTTTGCCAACCTTACTCCTTATTTATTGATATTATTTTGAAGTCACATTTCTTTTAACACATCAAGAACATCCGACTCAATACGTGCATATTCTTCATCTATAAGGTTGTCAATGTATAGCTGAGCATCCTCATTGCCCGTAAAATCATCAAAATCATTCCATCCGTCGACACCTGATATCTCCATGAGTTCACCCCCGTGACAATCTGCAATTCCACGCTTAATTATTGTAAGAAAAATACGATTATCATTCTCGTACCATGAGCCAGTATTCTGCTCAATATCTATTTTGCCGAGATCAGGATCGTAGTAAATATCCTCATCATAAGGTTCCTCATATCCCATCAGCTCGCGTATATGCTTTCTAATTAAGGAATCCCCTGCTTTAAAAGCATTGATAATCTCATCACGTTTCTTTGTGCCGTGTGTTTTATTTTCACTCATTTCACTCATATCCTCCTATAATTTGATCTCTTTTAAAACCAAAGCCGGATCGTAAAAGCCAAGACACTCCTGCATCATAAGGCGTGTGTACAATGGGCATTCATTAACTTTGCTGCACCAATTTTCCATTGTCCTATATGGGATATGAAATCTTTCTGCAAGTTTGCGCTGACTCATATTAGCACGAGCAGCAATTTCTTTAACACTTCTTTGTGTCGCATCATATATTTCACCAAGTAAATCCATACGCTCTGGCGGAATCGACTCATCTGCATTTGCAGCTTCATGCCATTTACCTGCGTCGTTCCCATACCATACAAGGCTATCGGACATGTCAGAGATATATGCTTCCCTACTTTCACTATCAAGCGCATTCGTAACAAGTAAATCGTAAATTATCATAATGCGATTCACCTCCTATCCAAAAACATTATACCGCCGTTTCGGTGGCATTTTGAGATATAGTTTAACCTTCTACTCAACCCTCAATTAGCTCCTTTAAACAATCTTTCCCTCAACAACTTTGAATGCTTTTGTGCAGAGAACGAAACGGTACGTACCTTTTGTTATAATATCTCCATTCGTAAGAACATGAGGATAAAATATGGTAAAAAATAAAGACGAAGAAATAAATTCAATAATGCACACTATCAAGTTCAAGACCATGAACGGAGTTGAAACATATGATGAGCAGGAAGCGGTTTTAAAGCTCATTGCCGAGGATATGTCCGACAGCGAATGGCAGATCTTTCTTAAATGTCATTATGGGAAAGAAGAAATATTTAAAAAGAATGTTCCTGAGCTTTCCCCTTTTCCTGTAAAGGCAGCAGGCGACATGCTGCCCTATTTCACAGAATTACTAGAAAAGATTGAGCGCAGATGGGATGAAGAAATGTTTGTGGATCTGAAACTCATAGAGGAGATTCAGACCATTTGTGAGCATTATTACAGTACATCACAATTGATAATGGCAACTCTTGAACAAGTTCCTGTGCATGACAAACAAAACAGTATAGAGCCGGGGATAATTGAATCTGGCAATATGCGACGCATAATGCCTTTGTGGATCAAGGGTAATAAAGCCACTATATCAAATCTGCAGGATGCTTTGAATTGCAATGAAATAAGCCAGATAGCATCTTGTTGCTTACAGTTATGGAGCTTAACTTTTGATATTAACTGGAAACAATGAACTTATCATAAAAGTAAAAAGGGCTGTCGCATGCAATAAAGCGAATGCTTGATGTGGCGTTTGGTAAGTTTTCAAATATAGATGGCTTGATTTTTATAGTAACCAAGGCTGGCAATACCAACATGCCTACTACCGGAATGAACTGAAAAGCATGGTATCATACAGTCTATGTCACGCAAGGATAATTGCTATGATAATTGCATCATGGAGACATTTTTCGGGCGATTAAAGAATGAGATGTACTATGGCTATGAGTCTTGTTATGACTCATTTGAATCATTTAAGATGGCATTAGAAAAATACATAGATTATTATAACAACAGAAGGATCCAATCAAAAACAAAATGGATGCCTTCTGTTAAATACAGGGAAGCATCCATGTGTTCCGCTTAACTTTTAACATGTGTCCAGGATTCTGGGTACATATCAAGGTTAGGAGCGGTCTTTTTGCTACTTTTATTCTTTTGTATTTTGGTGTTCTGGGTCCACTCTCTTAAATTCCTTTAGTTCTTTCTGTGTCAGCGGTGGGTTGTCCGAATCGTATGCGGCTGAGCTCTTTACAGCTGCTTTTATTTCATTGAATTGCTCTGCTGTCAGTGCATTTATAACTTTTCTTATAATATATTCCATACAGCTACCTCTCTATAGATTTACCCTGGCCTCAATAACAACACTATCACAGTTCTTTATCAAAATCTATTTCATCCGGATTTTTCTTAAGCTTTTCTATCTGAGCCTGAATATCAGACATATTCTGTCCATCAACCGCAATAGTCTTTTCTACAACCTGTCTGAATGTTACTTTCGTTTCTGAATTAAATATTTGTTCGTGAGTAAGCCTCTTATGATGTTTTTCGGAATAAGCATCAGCCTCATCCAGTGCATCTTCTATAGTTGCTCGAACATCCTTTAGAACGTCTGATGCAGGTTTTCCCT includes the following:
- a CDS encoding helix-turn-helix domain-containing protein gives rise to the protein MIIYDLLVTNALDSESREAYISDMSDSLVWYGNDAGKWHEAANADESIPPERMDLLGEIYDATQRSVKEIAARANMSQRKLAERFHIPYRTMENWCSKVNECPLYTRLMMQECLGFYDPALVLKEIKL
- a CDS encoding IS3 family transposase, with the protein product MQSMSRKDNCYDNCIMETFFGRLKNEMYYGYESCYDSFESFKMALEKYIDYYNNRRIQSKTKWMPSVKYREASMCSA